The Corynebacterium tuberculostearicum genome window below encodes:
- a CDS encoding NYN domain-containing protein: MSTYLLVWDAPNMDMGLGSLLGGRPTAAHRPRFDAIGRWLVHLAQDVDAEPRADVFTNVTPGGADVIRPWVEAIRNVGFGVFAKPKIHEDDDVDPDMLDHIESLREDLAGVIVASADGQNFQEPLEELIAEGLPVTVLGFHEHAAWAVGHADINFVDLEDIEGVFREPLPRVNLDNLPEGGAWLQPFRPLAALLNNR, from the coding sequence ATGAGCACCTACCTACTTGTCTGGGATGCGCCCAATATGGACATGGGCCTGGGCTCCCTGCTCGGCGGCCGCCCCACCGCCGCACACCGCCCGCGCTTCGACGCCATCGGCCGCTGGCTGGTACACCTTGCCCAGGACGTTGATGCGGAGCCGCGCGCCGATGTCTTTACTAATGTCACCCCGGGCGGCGCCGATGTCATCCGCCCATGGGTAGAAGCCATCCGCAACGTGGGCTTCGGCGTTTTTGCCAAGCCCAAGATCCACGAAGACGACGACGTGGATCCGGATATGCTCGACCACATCGAAAGCCTCCGTGAGGATCTAGCCGGCGTGATTGTTGCCTCCGCCGATGGCCAGAATTTCCAGGAACCATTGGAAGAGCTCATCGCAGAAGGCCTTCCGGTAACGGTCCTCGGTTTCCATGAGCATGCCGCCTGGGCCGTAGGCCACGCGGATATCAATTTTGTGGACCTGGAAGATATCGAGGGTGTATTCCGCGAGCCGCTACCGCGCGTGAACCTGGATAATCTGCCGGAGGGTGGTGCATGGCTGCAGCCATTCCGTCCCCTGGCTGCGCTGCTTAATAACCGCTAG
- a CDS encoding MMPL family transporter, protein MFEKWGRFSYAHRRLIPAIIVAAILALFIGFGLQLEDRMSQEGWEDPNAASTSAAQIEQEAFGRDNSGDVILLFHSPDENFDAAKQHLAQLKSEYPDQIDSVTSYFDTKNPNLVNADHSLAFAAIGLKGDDEQTLKDFRAIEGALTDTTAPVEIAGATAVADALDEGMSHDISRAEKAALPLVGILLLVVFGSVVAACMPLVVGGLSILGSLGILSILAGFSQVNVFAQAVVTLLGLGLAIDYGLFMVSRFREELDKGRSTEEAVATTTATAGQTVVFSAAMVAVALSGLFLFPQAFLKSVAYGSISAVGLAALLSVTVLPSIFGMLGPKIDTWSVRRTSRTARTIQDTWWYKLPRWAMRHARGLTIAVCGLLIALTLPVMSITFGGINESYLPPDQDTRVAQDKFNEEFPAFRTEPVKLVVENASNQQLVDVVMQVRSLDGLTEPMAPTTATKDGTTVLSAGIEDRDDYAKIVHELEKVKAPEGVNLYVGGTPAMEVESLDALFHTLPWMALYVVLATFLLMALVFGSFVLPLKAIVMTLLTLGATLGILTLMFVAGLGSDILNFTPGPLMSPILVLIIAIVYGLSTDYEVFLVSRMVEARRLGASTDESIAAGTAHTGGIITAAALIMIVVSGAFGFSDIVMMKYIAYGMIFALLIDATIVRMLLVPAVMHLLREDNWWAPSWLRHATTTLTGGATHRGKTVPFTELKQRLEGGK, encoded by the coding sequence ATGTTTGAAAAATGGGGACGTTTTTCCTATGCGCACCGCCGGCTCATCCCCGCCATCATCGTCGCCGCTATCCTTGCGCTCTTCATCGGCTTTGGCTTGCAGCTCGAAGACCGCATGAGCCAGGAGGGCTGGGAGGATCCCAATGCGGCGTCGACAAGCGCGGCCCAGATCGAGCAGGAAGCATTCGGCCGCGATAACTCCGGCGATGTCATCTTGCTCTTCCACTCCCCCGACGAGAACTTCGACGCCGCCAAGCAGCACTTGGCCCAGTTGAAATCGGAGTATCCGGACCAGATTGACTCGGTGACCAGTTACTTCGACACGAAGAACCCGAACCTGGTCAATGCTGATCATTCGCTGGCCTTCGCCGCCATCGGGCTGAAAGGCGATGATGAGCAGACGCTGAAGGATTTCCGCGCCATCGAAGGCGCGCTTACGGATACCACCGCACCGGTGGAGATTGCGGGTGCCACCGCGGTTGCTGATGCCCTGGATGAGGGAATGTCCCACGATATTTCCCGCGCCGAAAAGGCCGCCCTGCCACTGGTAGGCATCCTCCTGCTGGTGGTCTTCGGCTCGGTGGTTGCGGCCTGCATGCCGCTGGTGGTCGGTGGCCTCTCCATCTTGGGCTCTTTGGGAATCCTGTCCATCCTGGCCGGCTTCTCGCAGGTCAATGTCTTTGCCCAGGCCGTCGTCACGCTCCTGGGACTCGGCCTAGCCATCGATTACGGCCTCTTTATGGTTTCGCGCTTCCGCGAAGAGCTGGATAAGGGCCGATCCACCGAGGAGGCCGTGGCCACCACCACCGCAACCGCCGGCCAAACCGTGGTTTTCTCCGCGGCCATGGTCGCCGTTGCGCTTTCCGGCCTCTTCCTCTTCCCGCAGGCCTTCCTCAAGTCCGTGGCCTATGGTTCCATTTCTGCAGTCGGCTTGGCCGCGCTCCTTTCGGTCACCGTGCTGCCGTCCATTTTTGGCATGCTCGGCCCCAAGATCGATACCTGGTCCGTGCGCCGTACCTCGCGAACGGCTCGCACCATTCAGGACACCTGGTGGTATAAGCTTCCGCGCTGGGCCATGCGCCACGCCCGCGGACTGACCATCGCCGTATGCGGCCTGCTCATCGCGCTCACCCTGCCCGTGATGAGCATTACCTTTGGCGGCATCAACGAGTCCTACCTGCCGCCTGATCAAGACACTCGCGTGGCGCAGGATAAATTCAACGAAGAGTTCCCCGCCTTCCGCACGGAGCCGGTCAAGCTCGTGGTGGAAAATGCCTCGAACCAGCAGCTTGTCGACGTCGTCATGCAGGTCCGCAGCCTCGACGGCCTCACCGAGCCCATGGCGCCGACGACCGCCACCAAGGACGGCACTACCGTTCTTTCCGCCGGCATTGAAGACCGCGATGATTACGCAAAGATCGTGCACGAGCTGGAAAAGGTCAAGGCCCCTGAGGGTGTGAACCTCTACGTGGGCGGTACTCCCGCCATGGAGGTGGAGTCCCTCGATGCACTCTTCCACACGCTGCCGTGGATGGCGCTCTACGTAGTGCTGGCTACATTCCTGCTCATGGCTCTGGTCTTCGGCTCCTTCGTACTGCCGCTCAAGGCCATTGTGATGACACTGCTGACCTTGGGCGCAACGCTGGGCATCTTGACGTTGATGTTCGTCGCTGGCTTGGGCTCGGACATCCTCAACTTCACGCCCGGCCCGCTCATGAGCCCGATCTTGGTGCTCATCATCGCCATTGTCTACGGCCTGTCCACCGATTACGAGGTCTTTTTGGTCTCCCGCATGGTGGAGGCCCGCCGGCTCGGCGCATCGACCGACGAGTCCATTGCGGCCGGCACCGCGCATACCGGCGGCATTATTACCGCGGCGGCGCTCATCATGATCGTGGTCTCCGGCGCATTCGGCTTCTCCGATATCGTGATGATGAAATACATTGCCTACGGCATGATTTTTGCCCTGCTTATCGACGCCACCATTGTCCGCATGCTCCTCGTCCCGGCCGTCATGCACTTGCTGCGCGAAGATAACTGGTGGGCCCCTAGCTGGCTGCGCCACGCCACCACCACCTTGACCGGCGGTGCGACCCACCGCGGCAAGACTGTTCCCTTCACTGAGCTCAAACAACGCCTCGAAGGGGGTAAGTAA
- a CDS encoding lysylphosphatidylglycerol synthase transmembrane domain-containing protein yields MKNWLRLIASLIVLLVLVYVFRDELDFLREGFSRLSHSNPAAIALVVIASIVAVLAMGEVMRLLIRAGGVKVPASETAALTLAANAWSTTLPAGPAFSAILTFYVQRTWGASVMLCGWFFVLSSAISTMWLVLIGLGGVLFLNADMALWSLIGTLVLMLALSGGLFWLTNHPDTIIRWLNRQKLIKGSKREALVDQVKNLEEVHLTRRQFGWVSFYSLANRLIDMVSLWGCVWAVTGHLPALHAGEDTTTMAGVALAYLTAKLAGSAQVTPAGLGTVEAAIIATLVATGMTAVDATGAAIIYRLISFALITIIGWVIYFWHYARKGITYAALNRKENA; encoded by the coding sequence GTGAAGAATTGGCTGCGCCTTATCGCCTCGCTTATCGTCCTGCTGGTCTTGGTTTATGTCTTCCGCGATGAGCTGGACTTCCTGCGCGAAGGCTTCTCGCGGCTTTCTCATTCCAACCCAGCCGCGATAGCACTCGTGGTCATCGCCTCCATCGTGGCGGTACTCGCCATGGGCGAGGTCATGCGCCTGCTCATTCGCGCCGGCGGCGTCAAGGTACCGGCCTCAGAAACCGCGGCACTGACGTTGGCCGCTAATGCCTGGTCCACCACTCTTCCGGCCGGCCCAGCCTTTTCCGCCATCCTCACCTTCTACGTGCAACGCACGTGGGGCGCGTCCGTCATGCTGTGTGGCTGGTTCTTCGTGCTGTCCTCTGCCATTTCTACGATGTGGCTCGTGCTCATCGGCTTGGGCGGCGTGCTCTTCCTCAACGCGGATATGGCGCTCTGGTCCCTCATCGGCACCTTGGTGCTCATGCTGGCGCTTTCTGGCGGCCTGTTCTGGCTGACCAATCATCCAGATACCATTATCCGCTGGCTCAACCGCCAAAAGCTCATTAAGGGCTCCAAGCGCGAAGCCCTCGTGGATCAGGTCAAGAATCTGGAGGAAGTTCACCTTACCCGCCGCCAATTCGGCTGGGTGTCCTTCTACTCTTTGGCCAACCGCCTGATCGACATGGTCTCGCTATGGGGCTGCGTGTGGGCCGTTACCGGCCACCTACCCGCCCTGCATGCGGGCGAGGACACCACGACGATGGCCGGGGTAGCGCTCGCCTATCTCACCGCTAAGCTTGCCGGCTCTGCTCAGGTCACGCCGGCCGGCCTCGGCACGGTGGAAGCCGCCATCATCGCCACTCTGGTGGCCACGGGCATGACCGCGGTGGACGCTACCGGCGCGGCCATCATCTACCGCCTCATCTCCTTTGCCTTGATCACCATCATTGGCTGGGTAATCTACTTCTGGCACTATGCCCGCAAGGGCATTACCTACGCCGCCTTGAACCGAAAGGAAAACGCATGA
- a CDS encoding DUF3054 domain-containing protein, which yields MRIAPIIDIIALMLFAVAARLAHGGLSFSTWVDAFWPWAVGALIGWVIILAAKVQGKWKEGGIVWLSTVVGGMALWMLVNGRLPHWSFLIVATVMSALFFFGWRLFARK from the coding sequence ATGAGAATCGCCCCAATTATCGATATCATCGCTCTGATGCTCTTCGCAGTGGCCGCCCGCCTCGCCCACGGCGGATTGAGCTTTTCCACTTGGGTAGATGCCTTTTGGCCCTGGGCCGTAGGCGCGCTCATTGGCTGGGTCATCATTCTGGCTGCCAAGGTGCAGGGCAAGTGGAAGGAGGGCGGCATCGTCTGGCTGAGCACCGTCGTGGGTGGCATGGCCCTGTGGATGCTGGTCAACGGCCGCCTGCCGCACTGGAGCTTCCTCATCGTAGCGACGGTGATGTCCGCACTATTTTTCTTTGGCTGGCGGCTTTTCGCCCGCAAATAA
- a CDS encoding acyl-CoA carboxylase subunit beta, translating into MAAKQTTAEKLADLRERLDKAQDPGSERSRKRRDEAGRTTPRQRINELLDEGSFVETGSLGKTPGDPDAIYSDGVVTGYGRISGRPVCIYAHDKTVYGGSVGVTFGKKVTEVMDMAIKIGCPVIGIQDSGGARIQDAVTSLAMYSEIARRQLPLSGRSPQISIMMGKSAGGAVYAPVTTDFVIAVDEEAEMYVTGPNVIREVTGEDITSAELGGARQQELNGNVSAVVPSEDDAFDMVRDLLDHLPLTCFDESPEFAAPSDAEVAEDEALNAFMPDDTNAGYDMMDLLTQLGDDEDLIEIQENFAPNMITAFGRIDGKTVGFVANNPMHLAGCIDADAADKGARFIRICDAYNIPLVFVVDTPGYLPGVEQEKVGLIHRGAKFAFAVVEATVPKVSLIVRKAYGGAYAVMGSKNLTGDINLAWPTAQIAVMGAAAAVVMIAGKQLEAAETPEQREMTKKMFMDFYDETMTAPYVAAERGYLDAMIQPNQSRLALRQALRQLATKQESDQPKKHTIAPM; encoded by the coding sequence GTGGCGGCCAAGCAGACAACCGCTGAGAAACTCGCTGACCTGCGCGAGCGTCTGGACAAGGCGCAGGACCCAGGCAGTGAGCGCTCCCGCAAGCGCCGCGACGAGGCTGGGCGCACCACGCCTCGTCAACGCATCAATGAATTGCTAGATGAGGGTTCCTTCGTCGAAACCGGCTCCTTGGGCAAGACCCCGGGTGACCCTGACGCCATTTATTCCGATGGCGTGGTCACCGGCTATGGCCGCATCTCTGGCCGCCCAGTGTGTATCTACGCCCACGATAAGACCGTCTACGGCGGCTCTGTCGGCGTGACCTTTGGCAAGAAGGTCACCGAGGTCATGGACATGGCCATCAAGATTGGCTGCCCGGTCATCGGTATTCAGGATTCCGGCGGCGCCCGCATCCAGGATGCGGTGACCTCGCTGGCCATGTACTCCGAGATCGCCCGCCGCCAGCTCCCGCTGTCCGGCCGTAGCCCGCAGATTTCCATCATGATGGGCAAGTCCGCCGGTGGCGCCGTCTATGCTCCCGTGACCACGGACTTTGTCATTGCCGTGGACGAGGAAGCGGAAATGTATGTCACCGGCCCGAACGTCATCCGCGAGGTTACCGGTGAGGACATCACCTCCGCTGAGCTGGGCGGTGCTCGCCAGCAGGAGCTCAACGGTAACGTCTCGGCGGTCGTCCCTTCCGAGGATGACGCCTTTGATATGGTCCGCGATCTCCTCGACCACCTGCCGCTGACCTGCTTTGATGAGTCGCCGGAGTTCGCTGCGCCTTCCGACGCCGAAGTGGCCGAAGACGAAGCCCTCAATGCCTTCATGCCGGATGACACCAATGCTGGCTACGACATGATGGACTTGTTGACCCAGTTGGGCGATGACGAGGATCTCATTGAGATTCAAGAGAACTTCGCGCCCAATATGATCACCGCCTTTGGCCGCATCGATGGCAAGACCGTTGGCTTTGTGGCCAATAATCCCATGCACCTTGCGGGCTGCATTGATGCCGACGCCGCCGATAAGGGCGCGCGTTTTATCCGCATTTGCGATGCTTACAATATTCCGCTGGTCTTTGTGGTGGATACCCCGGGCTACCTGCCGGGCGTGGAACAGGAGAAGGTGGGTCTTATCCACCGCGGCGCCAAGTTTGCCTTCGCCGTGGTGGAAGCCACCGTGCCGAAGGTCTCGCTCATCGTGCGCAAAGCCTACGGCGGTGCCTATGCGGTGATGGGCTCGAAGAACCTGACCGGCGATATTAACCTGGCGTGGCCGACCGCGCAGATCGCCGTGATGGGCGCGGCCGCTGCCGTGGTGATGATCGCCGGCAAGCAGCTCGAGGCCGCCGAGACCCCGGAACAGCGCGAAATGACCAAGAAGATGTTCATGGACTTCTACGATGAGACCATGACCGCTCCTTATGTCGCGGCCGAGCGCGGCTATCTAGACGCGATGATTCAGCCGAATCAGTCCCGGTTGGCGCTCCGTCAGGCACTGCGCCAACTGGCCACCAAGCAGGAAAGCGATCAGCCGAAGAAGCACACTATTGCCCCGATGTAA
- a CDS encoding type I polyketide synthase, whose product MTIEQLRAWLRDWVAQATGVSAEEILDSKPLENYGLSSRDAVVLSGELENLLGTRLDATVAYEYPTIELLADRLLNAPAAPQPEERAPRIAQGSDVAVIGLSGRFPGAKNAQEFWSMLAESRAGTGPLPVGRWSEYSADPVMSEKIAQQNTDGGYIEDIASFDAEFFGLSPLEAANMDPQQRILLELVWEALENAGVPANELRGTQTGVYMGSTNNDYGMLIGADSAEMHPYALTGISSAVVANRISYALDFRGPSINVDTACSSSLVAVNQAMKDLRTGSADVALAGGVNILAAPHASTAFSELGVTSPTSAIHAFSDDADGIVRADAAGVLVLKRLEDAEADGDDILAVIKGSAVNSDGHSNGLTAPNPEAQEDVLRRAYADAGVNPQDVDYIEAHGTGTILGDPIEASALGRVLGAGRGVETPILLGSAKTNIGHSESAAGVVGLIKVIQAMRNDVIPANINYSAPNRYIDFEAEHLEVVEDPREWPEYSGHKVAGVSGFGFGGTNAHVVLTDYRGTPAERAPQLSTDTVALPVSGLLPSHRARAAALLADFIEAEKPALVDVARTVARRNHSRSRAVVTASSTEEAVKRLRQVAEGKVSVGIAAADSPQVPGPVFVYSGFGSQHRKMAKDMIALSPQFKARLEELDAIVDFESGWSILDIVNDDAQTYDTETAQVAITAIQIALTDLFASFGVRPAGVMGMSMGEIAAAYAAGGISAEDAMVIACHRARLMGEGEASLSDAEQGAMAVVELSAEDIAALDGNIEPAVYTGPGMTTVGGPRQEVLDLVEKLDGEGKFARALNVKAAGHTSAVDPILGELHAAIAGMEAKPLHTPLFSSVDKGEVYRPGTTVHDEDYWLRMTRHSVYLQDATEAAFNAGHTQLVEISPNPVALMGLMSTAFAVGKADAQLLYALKRKVDPTESLLDLLSKLYVAGMPVDFGAVFGSGARVEAPYTQFNRQRFWTNARPSAGVSGLPGARVNLPEGKVAFSTNADQAPSALAIVEAAAEAVKPGARIIATEEHADLPPRGEVTTVVSQSIGGMSVAVYAVRGAQTELLAEGFASALDLGAAPIPGVADVPESEPAATAEVDAVRWDPAEETVEDRLALIVSESMGYDVSDLPRELPLIDLGLDSLMGMRIKNRVENDFQIPPLQVQALRDASLADVIAMVEEAVAGGSVDTSDIASADTPAPEEDEPGQGVGVAPRDASERMVFGTWATFTGKAAAGVTSALPEVSDEVATQIAERLTERAGIEVTAQQVHEAEALETLADLVREGLETEVEGNIRVLREADGPAVFMFHPAGGTTVVYQPLTRRLPEDVAVYGVERIEGSLEERAEAYIEDILHYARGRKVVLGGWSFGGALAYEVAYQLHQRTQRGQDSVDVAFIALLDTTQPSNPAPDTPEETRARWERYAAFAKKTYGLDFEPPYEMLETMGEDALMTMLAEFLATTDASEHGLAAGVLEHQRASFVDNQILAKIDFHRWADVTVPVLLFRSERMHDGAIELEPRYAEIDPDGGWGVIVKDLEIVQLQGDHLAVPDEPAIGIVGKHMDEWIEEKIRGGQADNR is encoded by the coding sequence ATGACCATCGAGCAACTGCGAGCATGGCTGCGTGACTGGGTCGCCCAGGCCACCGGTGTTTCCGCCGAAGAGATCCTAGATTCCAAGCCTTTGGAAAATTATGGTCTCTCCTCGCGGGATGCTGTAGTGCTATCCGGCGAGCTGGAAAACCTTCTGGGCACCCGACTCGATGCCACCGTGGCATATGAGTATCCCACCATCGAGCTGCTGGCGGACCGCCTGCTGAACGCACCGGCGGCGCCCCAGCCGGAAGAGCGCGCCCCGCGGATCGCGCAGGGATCCGACGTTGCGGTCATTGGTCTTTCCGGACGCTTCCCGGGCGCCAAGAATGCCCAAGAGTTCTGGTCTATGTTGGCGGAATCCCGCGCAGGCACTGGCCCGTTGCCAGTGGGTCGGTGGTCCGAGTACTCCGCTGATCCGGTCATGAGCGAGAAGATTGCCCAGCAGAATACCGACGGCGGCTATATCGAAGACATCGCCTCCTTTGACGCGGAATTTTTTGGCCTGTCCCCACTTGAGGCCGCCAATATGGATCCCCAACAGCGCATCCTGTTGGAGCTGGTGTGGGAAGCGCTAGAAAACGCTGGTGTTCCCGCCAATGAGCTGCGTGGCACGCAGACCGGCGTGTATATGGGATCGACCAATAATGACTACGGCATGCTCATCGGCGCTGATTCCGCCGAGATGCACCCGTATGCGCTGACCGGCATTTCTTCCGCCGTGGTTGCCAACCGCATTTCCTATGCCCTGGATTTCCGCGGCCCTTCCATCAACGTGGATACGGCTTGCTCTTCCTCCCTCGTGGCGGTGAACCAGGCGATGAAGGATTTGCGCACGGGAAGCGCGGACGTGGCGCTGGCTGGCGGCGTGAATATTCTGGCTGCCCCGCATGCGTCCACGGCGTTCTCGGAGTTGGGCGTTACCTCTCCAACGAGCGCCATTCACGCCTTTTCGGACGACGCCGATGGCATCGTGCGTGCCGACGCCGCCGGCGTCCTCGTGCTCAAGCGCTTGGAGGACGCGGAAGCGGACGGCGACGATATCCTGGCCGTCATCAAGGGCTCGGCCGTCAACTCCGATGGCCACTCTAATGGCCTGACCGCCCCGAACCCGGAGGCACAGGAGGATGTGCTGCGTCGCGCGTATGCTGATGCGGGCGTAAATCCGCAGGACGTGGACTATATCGAAGCTCACGGCACCGGCACCATTCTGGGTGATCCGATCGAGGCCTCTGCCCTGGGCCGCGTGCTCGGTGCGGGCCGCGGGGTCGAAACTCCAATTTTGCTCGGCTCTGCCAAGACCAATATCGGCCACTCTGAATCCGCCGCGGGCGTGGTCGGCCTCATCAAGGTCATCCAGGCCATGCGCAATGACGTGATTCCGGCCAATATCAATTACTCGGCGCCGAATCGCTATATCGATTTCGAGGCCGAGCACCTTGAGGTAGTCGAGGATCCGCGCGAGTGGCCCGAGTACTCCGGCCACAAGGTCGCTGGCGTATCCGGCTTTGGTTTCGGTGGCACCAATGCGCACGTCGTGCTCACCGATTACCGCGGCACCCCGGCTGAACGCGCGCCGCAGCTTTCCACCGACACGGTGGCGTTGCCGGTCTCTGGCCTCTTGCCTTCGCACCGGGCACGCGCTGCGGCCCTGTTGGCAGACTTCATTGAGGCGGAAAAGCCCGCGCTTGTCGACGTCGCCCGCACCGTCGCCCGCCGCAACCACTCCCGTTCCCGTGCCGTCGTGACGGCTAGCTCCACCGAGGAAGCGGTCAAGCGCCTGCGCCAGGTAGCTGAGGGCAAGGTTTCCGTTGGCATCGCCGCTGCGGATTCCCCGCAGGTTCCGGGCCCGGTATTTGTTTACTCCGGTTTCGGATCCCAGCACCGCAAGATGGCGAAGGACATGATTGCGCTCTCGCCGCAGTTCAAGGCCCGCTTGGAAGAGCTGGATGCCATCGTGGACTTTGAGTCCGGCTGGTCCATCCTGGATATCGTCAACGACGATGCCCAAACCTATGACACCGAGACCGCCCAGGTGGCCATTACCGCCATTCAGATTGCATTGACGGACCTGTTCGCTTCCTTTGGCGTGCGCCCGGCCGGCGTGATGGGCATGTCCATGGGCGAGATTGCCGCGGCCTATGCCGCAGGCGGCATCTCCGCAGAGGACGCCATGGTTATTGCCTGCCACCGCGCGCGGTTGATGGGTGAGGGTGAGGCGTCGCTAAGCGATGCCGAGCAAGGAGCCATGGCCGTCGTAGAGCTCTCGGCCGAGGATATTGCCGCGCTCGACGGCAATATCGAACCCGCCGTGTATACCGGACCCGGTATGACCACCGTGGGCGGCCCTCGCCAAGAGGTGCTGGACCTGGTGGAAAAGCTCGACGGTGAGGGCAAGTTCGCCCGTGCGCTCAATGTGAAGGCAGCAGGGCATACCTCGGCCGTGGACCCCATCCTGGGCGAGCTGCATGCAGCCATCGCCGGCATGGAGGCCAAGCCGCTGCACACCCCGCTGTTTTCCTCCGTGGATAAGGGCGAGGTTTATCGCCCTGGTACCACCGTCCACGATGAGGACTATTGGCTGCGCATGACCCGCCACTCGGTCTATCTGCAGGATGCCACCGAGGCGGCCTTCAACGCTGGCCACACCCAGCTGGTAGAAATCTCGCCGAACCCGGTGGCGCTGATGGGCCTCATGTCCACCGCCTTCGCCGTGGGCAAGGCCGATGCGCAGCTGCTGTATGCGTTGAAGCGCAAGGTGGATCCCACCGAGTCCTTGCTGGATCTGCTCAGCAAGCTCTATGTCGCTGGCATGCCGGTGGACTTCGGTGCGGTATTTGGCTCCGGTGCGCGCGTAGAGGCGCCCTATACCCAGTTCAACCGCCAGCGATTCTGGACCAACGCGCGTCCGTCGGCCGGCGTATCCGGCCTGCCGGGTGCACGCGTCAATCTGCCCGAGGGCAAGGTTGCCTTCTCTACCAATGCGGATCAGGCGCCATCCGCGCTGGCCATCGTGGAGGCCGCGGCCGAGGCCGTCAAGCCTGGGGCGCGCATCATCGCCACCGAGGAACATGCCGACCTGCCACCGCGCGGTGAGGTCACCACGGTGGTAAGCCAGTCCATCGGTGGTATGTCCGTAGCCGTCTACGCCGTCCGTGGCGCACAGACGGAGCTCCTGGCGGAAGGCTTTGCCTCCGCCTTGGACTTGGGCGCGGCGCCTATCCCGGGCGTGGCCGATGTGCCTGAAAGCGAGCCTGCAGCAACCGCAGAGGTTGATGCCGTGCGCTGGGATCCCGCGGAGGAAACCGTGGAGGATCGCCTCGCACTCATCGTGTCGGAATCCATGGGCTATGACGTCTCTGACCTGCCGCGCGAGCTGCCGCTCATTGACTTGGGCCTGGATTCCCTGATGGGCATGCGCATTAAGAACCGCGTGGAAAATGACTTCCAGATTCCGCCGCTGCAGGTGCAGGCGCTACGCGATGCCTCTTTGGCCGACGTCATTGCCATGGTGGAAGAGGCCGTGGCCGGCGGCAGCGTGGATACCAGCGACATTGCTTCTGCGGACACCCCTGCACCAGAAGAGGACGAACCCGGCCAGGGCGTCGGCGTTGCCCCGCGTGATGCCTCGGAGCGCATGGTCTTTGGCACCTGGGCCACCTTTACCGGTAAGGCAGCTGCGGGCGTTACCTCGGCGCTGCCAGAGGTAAGCGATGAGGTAGCGACCCAAATCGCCGAGCGCCTCACCGAGCGTGCCGGAATCGAGGTCACCGCCCAGCAGGTCCACGAGGCCGAGGCGCTAGAGACTTTGGCCGACCTCGTCCGCGAAGGACTGGAGACCGAGGTAGAAGGCAATATCCGCGTCCTGCGCGAGGCTGATGGTCCGGCCGTATTCATGTTCCACCCAGCCGGCGGCACCACTGTGGTCTACCAGCCACTGACCCGCCGCCTGCCCGAGGACGTGGCAGTCTACGGCGTAGAGCGCATCGAAGGCTCGCTGGAGGAGCGCGCCGAGGCCTATATCGAGGACATCCTGCACTACGCGCGCGGCCGCAAGGTCGTGCTCGGCGGGTGGTCCTTCGGTGGCGCGCTGGCCTACGAGGTGGCCTACCAGCTGCATCAGCGCACCCAGCGCGGCCAGGATTCGGTGGACGTGGCGTTCATCGCGCTGCTGGATACCACCCAGCCGTCGAACCCAGCACCGGATACCCCGGAAGAAACCCGTGCCCGGTGGGAGCGCTACGCGGCCTTTGCCAAGAAGACCTACGGCCTGGATTTCGAGCCGCCGTACGAGATGCTTGAGACCATGGGCGAGGATGCGCTCATGACCATGCTGGCGGAGTTCCTCGCTACTACCGACGCCTCCGAGCACGGCCTTGCCGCCGGCGTACTGGAGCACCAGCGCGCTTCCTTCGTGGATAACCAGATTCTGGCCAAGATCGACTTCCATCGCTGGGCCGATGTCACCGTGCCGGTACTGCTTTTCCGTTCCGAGCGCATGCACGACGGTGCGATTGAGCTGGAGCCGCGCTACGCTGAGATTGACCCCGACGGCGGTTGGGGAGTTATCGTTAAGGATCTAGAAATTGTGCAGCTGCAAGGCGATCACCTTGCAGTGCCAGACGAGCCGGCCATCGGCATCGTGGGCAAGCATATGGACGAATGGATCGAGGAGAAGATACGTGGCGGCCAAGCAGACAACCGCTGA